AGGTTTTTGTGTTCTTGGCATAATCATTCTACGATGGTCCATTGATATAGCTTTACTTATCAATTGTGGATATTTACTTGCAAACAACATTGTCATGTCCCCACCGTTAGAATGTCCTATTAATACAAGGTCATCCCAATTTAATTGTGGTTTTAGCTTTTTAAATTCCTGAATCGTAAATAGTATATTATCAGTACCCCGTTCCCAATTCGGCATACGAGTTTGCATAAAATCACCTTCCATTGCCAAAAGAGGGTCATCAGGCAACTCATGTTGTACACTAATCACATAAAAACCTTTTTCTGCAAGAAAACGTGTCAGATAGGAATAAGATTGATTGGACTTACTGTTTTTATTCCCGTCATAACCGTGACTGAATATAATAACTTTTGTTTTTGAATTTACTTTCTGCGGCTGATAAACAGCTATCGGTATAACTCTACTTCTTTCAGCATCAAACAGACAGGTAGTAAACTCTGTTTGTGAAAATCCTTGTAACGATATTATCAATGAAATCAACAAAATAATTATTCTATTCATATTATAGCCGAATATACTTTTATCCATTACGATAAAACTTTTAGATTCATACATTTTTTAGAGTTACAAAGTTACATATAATAAGCAAAAATCAATTCAAACATTTTCTCATTCAACAATATATTCCTACTTTTGCACATGAAATTACAACTGATGAAACAGTCTGAATGCATGTATTACCTTAGTTTCCCTATATTTCAACGTATTTATAAGGAAAAGGCTAAAATCAAAAAGATTAGTCCTGTCTACTGTGACTGTTACGAAGATATCAAACAGAATGTGCAAAAACAAATAATAAGCAAGAAGCCTTGGAATATTCCGAGGCTTCTTTTTTTATCCTCATATCGTCACTCTATTTCTTATATCATAATTAATAAACTCATTTAAATTCAGGTCATGGAAAAGCAAAAAGGATTAGCTATTATTACAGGAGCAAGTCAAGGTATCGGTGCTGTTATTGCAGCGGGGTTAGCAACTGATGGCTATCGGGTTGTATTAGTAGCCCGAAACAAACAGAACTTAGAGAAGATACATGATGAAATCATGCAACCGGACAGGAATATACAAGAACCTGTCGTATTGCCGCTAGACATTACAGATTGCACGAAAGTTGATACCGAAATTAAACGTATCAATCAAAAATACGGTGCCATTGATATATTGGTAAATGCAGCAGCAATGTTCATGGATGGTTCTTTAAGTGAACCCGTTGATAACTTTAGGAAGATTATGGAAATTAATGTAATCGCCCAATATGGAATACTGAAAACTGTGACAGAGATAATGAAAGTACAGAAAAGCGGATATATATTTAATATCGCATCCCGTGCAGCAAAATACGGTTTCGCTGATGGTGGTATTTACGGTTCTACAAAATTTGCTTTCCTCGGATTGGCTGAATCTTTATATCGTGAATTACCCCCATTAGGAATACGGGTCACTACCCTTTGTCCCGGATGGGTCAATACCGATATGGCGAAAAAGGCAGGAACTCCTTTTAAAGATGAAGAAATGGTGCAACCCAGTGATTTGTTAAATTCCATCCGGTACTTATTAAGCCTATCGGAAAATGTATGTGTCAAAGATATTGTTTTTGAAATGAAGAAAAGTATTATTTAATTTGCCAGAGAAGAAATCTATGGAAGCTCCGGCAGCATCTATATTCTATAGATAACATTGGAGCTTCTACTCTATTATATCATCAAAGGTTTTATCAAAAAAGAAATAGACCTATATGTCAATTCCACTAAAGAGGATTCAGACCATCTTTTCATATAGTTTGAACCAATTCAACCCGTAATGTCCCAATCCTAAATCTACCGTATCAACATACTCAAATCCGCATTTCTCATATAATGAGATAGCAGGTAGATTCTTCTCATAGACATCCAGCCGAATAGATTTCATGTCCGTACTTCGAGCCAAGTCCAATGAATACTCCATTAACGCACGCCCAACACCTTTCTGCAAGTAAGAAGGGTGCACAACAAAAGTACGTACCACAAAGATGTGGCTATAATCTACATCTATTTTCCATTTGATGTTCTCATAAGCCTCTTCCGGCTGATGATTCAGAATGACCGATCCCGCAATTTTGCCATCACATCTTGCTACAAAAAGGCTGTTATCATTCACACCGGCAACTGCATCTTCGCGAACCGGATAGATTCCTTTTATCCATCCGGGGTAGTTAACCGTAGTTGCCAAGTAATCGTTCAACTCGTCATATAGCCTTTCCAATTCATCTATATCAGCAGAGGTTCCAAGTTCTATTATTAAATTCATATATTGTTTATTTTTGCATTAATTCTTCAATCTTCCCACCCATTATATAAGGTAAACATTCGGATATCTTTTCAAAACTCCAATCCCACCATTGCAATTCCTGCAATAAAGCAATTGTATTTGTATCAAAACGCTTCCGAATCTCTTTGGCGGGCGTTCCGCCCACTATCGTATAAGGGGGAACATCTTTCGTTACCACTGCCCTTGATGCAATAATTGCTCCATTCCCAATATGTACTCCCGCCATAATAACAGCCTCATAACCTATCCAAACATCATTACCAATCACTATATCGCCTTTATTGTCCCAAGCTGAGACAACCTCTTTTTTATCTAAATTCCATTCTTCAAAGAAGATAGGAAATGTATAGTTGGATAAAGAGCTCAATGTATGGTTTGCACTGTTGAAAAGGAATTTAGCCCCACAAGCAATGGAACAGAATTTTCCTATTATCAACCGGTCTTTGTTGATTGGATAATGATATAAAACATTGTTCTTCTCAAAAAGAACCGGGTCATTCACGAAATCGTTGTATATCGTATAATCACCTACAATAATAGCAGGGTTCTTTATTACTGTATTCAGATAGATAGTCTGAAAATCATTGGTACGGGGATATATTTTCGTATTCATTGTGTAATAGCTTCTTTAATAGGATTTCCAAAATAGAATAATGAAATAACTTGTGACTTATGTGAAGTCACAAAGAGTTGGGACAACAGACTTTTACTTTTCTATTGTTCACAATCCATATGGGCGAAGCTATTTACAGAGTTGCCGTTTCATTACATTCAAAGAATAAGGTTTATAACTCAGAACAAATGTACGTGATAATTCTTAGAATACACAATCACAAGAATATAAAAATCATCATGGTTATTCAGGATAGCCTAAATATGTACCCCATACTGATATTTCACCTCAGCCATCACAAAAAAACAGACTATCAATCGTCCCTATACGCTGTTTATTACTCAACAAAACAGGTAAAAGGAGAAAGGTTAAAATAAAATCTACCCGCTACCTTCTATTAAATTCGTCATTCTATTGACGAATTTAATAGAAAAATCGTCAGTATGGAGATTCTTTTTACTACCTTTGCTGCAAAACAAGTAGATATGGAGACAATCAAACGAATTCTACAGGATAAAATATCGGAGCGAATAGAATCAGGTAAAGTAATTCTGCTCTTTGGCGCAAGACGAGTTGGTAAAACCGTTCTTATGCGCGAATTAATTAAAACATTCAAAGGCAAAACAATGCTGCTCAACGGAGAGGACTATGATACAATCTCTTTGCTGGGTGAACGTAGTATATCCAACTATAAACATCTACTTGAAGGTATAGATTTACTTGCTATTGATGAGGCTCAGAACATTCCGGATATTGGTTCTAAGTTGAAATTGATTGTAGATGAGATTGACGGGATAAGGGTAATTGCCAGTGGCTCATCGTCATTCGATCTGCTCAACAAAGCAGGCGAGCCATTAGTGGGACGTTCAACGCAGTTCCATTTGAATCCTTTTTCGCAGAAAGAAATAGATCAAATAGAAAATGCCCTGGAAACAAAGCGCAATTTAGAATCCCGCCTCATATATGGTTCTTATCCTGAAGTAGTAACATTGGAAAGTTTTGAACGCAAAACAGATTATCTCCGGGATATTGTTGGTGCTTATCTATTGAAAGATATTCTGGCAATTGACGGCTTGAAGAATTCCGGTAAAATGAGAGAACTTCTGCGATTAATCGCCTTTCAAATGGGAAGCGAGGTTTCGTATGATGAACTTGGACGACAATTAGGCATGAGTAAGAATACGGTTGAGAAATACCTGGACCTACTGTCGAAAGTTTTTGTTATTTACCGCTTGGGAGCCTATTCGCGGAATCTAAGGAAAGAAGTGGTAAAAGCAGGAAAGTGGTATTTCTATGATAATGGAATTCGAAATGCCATCATTGGCAATTTTAATCCGTTAGCTGTCCGTCAGGATGTTGGAGCTTTATGGGAGAATTATCTGATTAGCGAGCGAATCAAGATGCGTTATAACCGAACTCAAGCAAAAGAGTTCTACTTCTGGCGTACTTACGACAATCAAGAAATTGATTTGATTGAAGAGTCATCGGAAAAGCTTTCGGCATTTGAATTTAAATGGGGAGATAAGAAACCTTCTGCACCAGCCGCTTTCACAACCGCATATTCGGATGCTTCATTTGAAGTAATAAACAGAAATAATTATTTGGACTTTATTTTATAGGTAGACTTTAAGCGAATCCGCTTAAAGTCTACGTTCATTATCGTATCAAGGAGAACATCTTTCTTTACCACTGCTCGCGTTGCAATAATTCTATCTTCTGATTGGACAAACTGAAGAAATCATACCGAATTTAACTCTATCATTCAGTTGCCATACCACTTTACCGTTTGAATCAATCTCTACCAATTGGGGATGTTTACCCTTATCGGCTTCACGGTCGTGCCCTTGCCAGTTGCAAATATAAAGTCCGCCTTTTTTCAAGGGGAAGAGTTGAGCTACAAAAAATAGTTGCACCCCGTCTATATCATTGGCATTTACCTGACGGATAATCTTGTTCGAGGTAGCATCCAGTTGCACGAAACAGTGAGCATCCCCACAAGCTACCAAATAGTCGCCATTCTTCAGGAAAGCAGTGGAGAAAGGAGTACCGGAGAGTTTTACAGTATTCTGCAGTTTACCGTCAGATGCAATTTCGCGCACTTCAGAAGTAGCAAATAAAGGAACGAGATAATTTCCCTCTTTGTTCTTATTTATTTGACGGAACTGTGCATGGGGACGTTCGATACCTGTTTCAAATTCGGTTTTCGAAAGAATTTCCCCTTTTGGATTTACTTCTAAAATGGTAGACGGATGACCACACCAGGCTATTAACGCATTACCGTCAGGCAATATACGTGCAGTCTGCATTTCACAACCCGAAGGAGCGGCAATGTTCCAAAGTTCCTGTCCGTCACGGGTTATCATTTTTGCTCCTTTGGAGTAGGAAAAGAGGATTTCTCCTGTTTTTGTAGCTGCTACCGAGTTACATTCCCATCCTTTTTCCAAAGGATACTCCCATACTATTTCTTTTGTTTCTTTATTTATAATAGCAATTTTGTTCCAACCGGAGCCACCCAACAACAAATGTTTGGGTGACTTACTCTGAACAATCGGTGACAGACACAATAGAGTAAATAATAATATGAGATTCTTCATAGTATACATCATTACGTTCGATTAATTATTCTGTTTTTGTTTTCCCATGAAAGATAGAATTCCAAGCAATACCACCAGAAATACCGATGCTAAAAGATAGATAAATATGCCGCCTACATGGTCGTTTTGACCATAAGAATGCATACCGCTCAAGAAATAATTCACTCCGAAGAATGTCATCAGCACGCTATAGAAAGCAATCACTGAAGAGAGATTGAACAGCCACAACTTGTTTCTGAACGGCATCAAGTGAAGATGGGTGACAATAGCGTAAGCGACCATTGTAATCAGTGCCCAAGTCTCTTTCGGGTCCCATCCCCAATAACGTCCCCATGATTCATTTGCCCAAATAGCTCCAAGAAATGTTCCTATCGTCATCAAGGCAAGCCCAATCAGGAGAGAGATTTCGTTTATGATGCTTAATTCTTTTATTCGCTGTATCAATACCGACTTTTTAAGACTCATCATCACCAGATTGACTAATCCAAGCAGGCAACTGATACCAAAGAATCCGTACGCACCCACAATAACGGCTACATGAAACATAAGCCACGGTGATTTCAGAACAGGAACGAGCGGATTGATTTGCGGGTCCATCCAGTTCAGTCCCGAAACAAATAGGATAGTCCCACCGAACAGTGTAGCCAGGGCAAAGGTCAGCAGACTACGCCGGGCAAACAATAATCCTGCGAAAACCGTAGCCCAGGATACATACACCATTGTTTCATATGAATTGCTCCACGGAGCATACCCTGCGATATACCAACGCATTCCCATTCCGTACATATGGAAAAAGAAAACGGCTAGAATAGCGACACAAAGCACCCAACCCGACAAACGTATCCAACGGACACGCTTGAATAAAGAAGCAAAAGCAGATACCAGCAACAAGCCGCCAAAAATCAAATATCCTTTCTTACACTGGCTGAATATATCCAAACGGTTATACTTTATCTCTGCTTCCATCTTTTCGGGAGTAACACCTTCTATCTTATTCTTTGCCTGTTGATAAGTAGAAATCATGCCTACTATTTCATCCGGTTTTGTCCAGTCGCCACTCTGAAAAGAAGTTTGTACTTCCTCGACATACCAGGTCAGGATACGGGAGACGAACATCGAATCTTTCCCCGAAAACGCAGACAAGTCATCGCCCGGCGCATACCATGTATGTTGCGGGTCGTCTTCTTTCGGAAAGAGATTTAATAACTGCCAGTCGAGTAACTGATGAAAGATATTGATTTGTTCATCAAACTTTATCAGTTCTTTATCAAAACGAGTTCGCGCGGCAGACATCCTGCCATAGGCTTCTTCAAGCTTTTCCTGCAATTTATAGTTCCCATCGGCATCAAATACATCCATATAGGCGCATTGCCCGGAGGGAAGATGATAGAAATCGCTCAATTCTTTTCCGGGAACGGCAATAAAAGGTACTTGCGCCCAAAGCTCCGGCATTACCAGGACACTAATCAGAAACTGGTCGGAATTTAAAGAACCGAATGTATCTGATTTATGTAATTTCCGTAAGACTTCGGACGAGAAAGTGTTGACGGGAAGTACACGTCCTCTTCCCGACTGAAGGGGCAATGCGCCGAAGCAGGCGGCATGTCCGGCATTTATGACGTTCTTCAAGACTACTTCTGTCGCTTGCGTCGAAGTATTGTTGGCATAAACTGATAAAGAAGAAAGTACTGACAATATCAGGAGAACAGAACAACGTAATTCCTTCAGTCTGCGACCGAGCTGCATAAACCGCGAACGCTTATCCACAAAGCATAAAACCAAGCCAAGCAACAGAACAGCGTATCCGGTATAAGTGATGGTACGTCCTGCCACATCACGGTTGACAGAGAGCACCGTGCCCTGTTCATCCTGGTCATAAGAAGCCTGAAAGAAACGATAACCTTTCACATCCAGCACGTTATTCATATAAACCCGCTCAGAAATGACCTCTTCCCCCATATGTACCAACAACTCGCTTTCATAGGCCGACGGACTGGACGAACCGGGATAGCGGGTCAGTGTAAAATTCATCAGTTCTATACTAAAAGGAAGCGTATGGTAAGTCACTCCATCGGCATGACGGACGGCAAAGCGGTTGCTCGTCTCTCCCTCACGCAAATGCAGAATACCTTCTTCACCGTAAAGGTGGGAAACCAATGCTCCCAACAGGATGATAATGAAAGCACCATGAGTCACCAACATTCCCCATTTTCGCATTTTCAGCGAATGTTGCCGGATGGCGACAGCCAGCCAATTGAGCACCAACAGAAATTGAAGAAGGAAAAACAAAGGAGAACAGTATACCATCGACCTGGCTACCTCACTTCCTTGATACTTTTCAATAAAAGTGGCGGCTGCCAGACCTGTACCATAAACAAGCAACAATACAATCGTAGTTGTTGAGGATGAAATCAGCCTTTTCAGATTTGTTTTTCCCATTCAGATACTCACTTAATCTTCAATAATGACACGGAAACCGACATTGAACACGCATTGATAAGGATAGAATCCCTTACGCGAGTAGGCAGTAGAATGTTTCGGACGTTCAATATACGAACCGCCACGAACTACTTTATATTCGGAAACCTTTTTCGAATTCTCTTTATACGGATAGGGTACATAATCCGAACGCGTCCATTCGGCAACATTGCCATGCATGCAGTACAATCCGAATGGGTTGGCTTCATATTTCTTTCCGCCTACCTGTACCAAACTGCCATCATCCACATTCTCAGCCTTTGGAAGGAAGGTATAATACTTATACCAGGATGATTCAGGCGACATCGGTTGCGGGTCGACTCCAATCACAGCAAACTTGTTAGTTGTCACATCGGCCAAATTATCTTTCTTACCGAAATCAGCATTTAAATTACCAAACCAAAAGTCCTGGTCGCTACCACCACGGCAAGCCCATTCCCATTGTGCTTCGGTTGGAAGTGTGATGTTCAGTCCTGTCTTTTGACTCAATATCCTGCAATATTCCATTGCATCATTATAACTTACCCGGATAACAGGCTGTTCCGGTTTATTGGCAGGATAGCCCGGCACTACATGGTCTTTCCATTGCTGGTCTACATAGCGACTGTCATGCTGCGGGAATACAGTGTTATACTGC
The DNA window shown above is from Bacteroides faecium and carries:
- a CDS encoding alpha/beta fold hydrolase; its protein translation is MNRIIILLISLIISLQGFSQTEFTTCLFDAERSRVIPIAVYQPQKVNSKTKVIIFSHGYDGNKNSKSNQSYSYLTRFLAEKGFYVISVQHELPDDPLLAMEGDFMQTRMPNWERGTDNILFTIQEFKKLKPQLNWDDLVLIGHSNGGDMTMLFASKYPQLISKAISMDHRRMIMPRTQKPQLYTLRGCDYDADAGVLPTEQEQQQFHVKIIKLDGVTHSNMGENGTEEQHNLINWHVYEFLTRK
- a CDS encoding SDR family NAD(P)-dependent oxidoreductase, giving the protein MEKQKGLAIITGASQGIGAVIAAGLATDGYRVVLVARNKQNLEKIHDEIMQPDRNIQEPVVLPLDITDCTKVDTEIKRINQKYGAIDILVNAAAMFMDGSLSEPVDNFRKIMEINVIAQYGILKTVTEIMKVQKSGYIFNIASRAAKYGFADGGIYGSTKFAFLGLAESLYRELPPLGIRVTTLCPGWVNTDMAKKAGTPFKDEEMVQPSDLLNSIRYLLSLSENVCVKDIVFEMKKSII
- a CDS encoding GNAT family N-acetyltransferase, whose translation is MNLIIELGTSADIDELERLYDELNDYLATTVNYPGWIKGIYPVREDAVAGVNDNSLFVARCDGKIAGSVILNHQPEEAYENIKWKIDVDYSHIFVVRTFVVHPSYLQKGVGRALMEYSLDLARSTDMKSIRLDVYEKNLPAISLYEKCGFEYVDTVDLGLGHYGLNWFKLYEKMV
- a CDS encoding CatB-related O-acetyltransferase, with protein sequence MNTKIYPRTNDFQTIYLNTVIKNPAIIVGDYTIYNDFVNDPVLFEKNNVLYHYPINKDRLIIGKFCSIACGAKFLFNSANHTLSSLSNYTFPIFFEEWNLDKKEVVSAWDNKGDIVIGNDVWIGYEAVIMAGVHIGNGAIIASRAVVTKDVPPYTIVGGTPAKEIRKRFDTNTIALLQELQWWDWSFEKISECLPYIMGGKIEELMQK
- a CDS encoding ATP-binding protein, with translation METIKRILQDKISERIESGKVILLFGARRVGKTVLMRELIKTFKGKTMLLNGEDYDTISLLGERSISNYKHLLEGIDLLAIDEAQNIPDIGSKLKLIVDEIDGIRVIASGSSSFDLLNKAGEPLVGRSTQFHLNPFSQKEIDQIENALETKRNLESRLIYGSYPEVVTLESFERKTDYLRDIVGAYLLKDILAIDGLKNSGKMRELLRLIAFQMGSEVSYDELGRQLGMSKNTVEKYLDLLSKVFVIYRLGAYSRNLRKEVVKAGKWYFYDNGIRNAIIGNFNPLAVRQDVGALWENYLISERIKMRYNRTQAKEFYFWRTYDNQEIDLIEESSEKLSAFEFKWGDKKPSAPAAFTTAYSDASFEVINRNNYLDFIL
- a CDS encoding beta-propeller domain-containing protein, which codes for MKNLILLFTLLCLSPIVQSKSPKHLLLGGSGWNKIAIINKETKEIVWEYPLEKGWECNSVAATKTGEILFSYSKGAKMITRDGQELWNIAAPSGCEMQTARILPDGNALIAWCGHPSTILEVNPKGEILSKTEFETGIERPHAQFRQINKNKEGNYLVPLFATSEVREIASDGKLQNTVKLSGTPFSTAFLKNGDYLVACGDAHCFVQLDATSNKIIRQVNANDIDGVQLFFVAQLFPLKKGGLYICNWQGHDREADKGKHPQLVEIDSNGKVVWQLNDRVKFGMISSVCPIRR
- the ccsA gene encoding cytochrome c biogenesis protein CcsA, with product MGKTNLKRLISSSTTTIVLLLVYGTGLAAATFIEKYQGSEVARSMVYCSPLFFLLQFLLVLNWLAVAIRQHSLKMRKWGMLVTHGAFIIILLGALVSHLYGEEGILHLREGETSNRFAVRHADGVTYHTLPFSIELMNFTLTRYPGSSSPSAYESELLVHMGEEVISERVYMNNVLDVKGYRFFQASYDQDEQGTVLSVNRDVAGRTITYTGYAVLLLGLVLCFVDKRSRFMQLGRRLKELRCSVLLILSVLSSLSVYANNTSTQATEVVLKNVINAGHAACFGALPLQSGRGRVLPVNTFSSEVLRKLHKSDTFGSLNSDQFLISVLVMPELWAQVPFIAVPGKELSDFYHLPSGQCAYMDVFDADGNYKLQEKLEEAYGRMSAARTRFDKELIKFDEQINIFHQLLDWQLLNLFPKEDDPQHTWYAPGDDLSAFSGKDSMFVSRILTWYVEEVQTSFQSGDWTKPDEIVGMISTYQQAKNKIEGVTPEKMEAEIKYNRLDIFSQCKKGYLIFGGLLLVSAFASLFKRVRWIRLSGWVLCVAILAVFFFHMYGMGMRWYIAGYAPWSNSYETMVYVSWATVFAGLLFARRSLLTFALATLFGGTILFVSGLNWMDPQINPLVPVLKSPWLMFHVAVIVGAYGFFGISCLLGLVNLVMMSLKKSVLIQRIKELSIINEISLLIGLALMTIGTFLGAIWANESWGRYWGWDPKETWALITMVAYAIVTHLHLMPFRNKLWLFNLSSVIAFYSVLMTFFGVNYFLSGMHSYGQNDHVGGIFIYLLASVFLVVLLGILSFMGKQKQNN